From one Mytilus trossulus isolate FHL-02 chromosome 10, PNRI_Mtr1.1.1.hap1, whole genome shotgun sequence genomic stretch:
- the LOC134687405 gene encoding uncharacterized protein LOC134687405: protein MEPIEDVVEELIPKFYRQVSIFQQLGNATVSCMESVKVMQKALKGFNGTVLELCGTDWSKYGHFKNVLKDSVDLYSLLEEDIAKLGNGFQKFGEHFHLVLEAREARKELKKELRNVREHVEQVYESDRAPIWEKEQAYQMLKQKEKESVELDNVVVQRIESLQMNQKLFLYNHYRKFLSAHRIFYQECLIVQDIIDDCLEDFLPKKKKDTAELSTLRYKEVWK from the coding sequence ATGGAACCTATTGAAGATGTAGTAGAAGAACTAATACCAAAGTTTTATAGACaagtttcaatatttcaacagtTAGGTAATGCCACTGTTTCGTGTATGGAAAGTGTCAAAGTCATGCAAAAAGCTTTAAAAGGATTTAACGGTACAGTATTGGAACTATGTGGAACAGACTGGTcaaaatatggtcattttaaaaACGTCCTAAAGGACAGCGTAGATTTATATTCATTACTAGAGGAAGATATTGCCAAACTTGGCAACGGGTTCCAAAAGTTTGGTGAACATTTTCATTTAGTGTTGGAAGCAAGGGAAGCAAGAAAAGaacttaaaaaagaattaagaaATGTCAGAGAACATGTCGAACAGGTTTACGAAAGCGATAGAGCCCCTATTTGGGAAAAAGAACAAGCCtatcaaatgttaaaacaaaaagagaaaGAAAGCGTCGAACTAGATAACGTCGTTGTACAAAGAATTGAAAGCCTACAGATGAACCAGAAGTTGTTCCTATACAACCACTATAGAAAGTTCCTGTCAGCTCATAGGATATTTTATCAAGAATGTTTAATAGTGCAAGATATAATTGATGACTGCCTTGAAGATTTTCtaccaaagaagaaaaaagacacTGCAGAATTGTCAACCCTTCGATATAAAGAAGTCTGGAAATAA